The Lytechinus pictus isolate F3 Inbred chromosome 17, Lp3.0, whole genome shotgun sequence genome contains a region encoding:
- the LOC129280726 gene encoding 3-galactosyl-N-acetylglucosaminide 4-alpha-L-fucosyltransferase FUT3-like, whose translation MFRRKLLIGAAICGGFLLMYSTLVTESTIHAYSYIRKKYDVYPAADEFVTGSSYTSSEKHRTVSNHSGLSNRCVRYFSVWLGPYGVWTEYAAIENLLKDTQNQKNTFNNNKLSKEHPSFFLECPEFACDVVIIGMQSIENRTVLEHSDAIFLNFETEVHRNKTREISEQLIKDLPPHIKIIFYSMESPLMLNFFDPHIDRIKYHFDMTYRSDTDIHLPYGRYISGEPTDRELLNYAENKTDLLVWVASNCNNTFWPRTEWVKNLKKLMTLDTYGKCGRKTCLPRMSSECTRKQSRYKFILAMENSPCDGYVSEKFWNSGVMNGVVPIVYGGTRAAYERVAPPNSFIHIGDFSSQQELVNYLLKVDKNDSLYNEFFAWRRQGHVEVIYPELKPQSFCKVLPKLSELKSTPTKSVGDSNYFQSCRGGAKRPFTVDGDIENWTPWK comes from the coding sequence ATGTTTCGTCGTAAATTATTAATTGGAGCTGCAATTTGCGGAGGCTTCTTGCTGATGTATAGTACACTGGTTACGGAATCAACTATACATGCATATTCATATATAAGAAAGAAGTACGATGTTTATCCTGCAGCCGATGAATTCGTAACTGGATCATCTTATACTTCATCTGAGAAACATCGAACTGTGTCAAACCATTCTGGTCTTTCTAACCGGTGTGTTAGATATTTTTCTGTATGGTTAGGGCCGTATGGAGTTTGGACTGAATATGCTGCTATTGAGAATCTCTTAAAAGACACGCAGAAccagaaaaatacatttaataacaataaactGAGCAAAGAACATCCCAGTTTTTTTCTAGAATGTCCAGAATTCGCTTGCGATGTAGTCATAATAGGAATGCAGTCAATAGAAAATCGCACTGTACTGGAACACAGCGATGCTATATTTTTGAATTTCGAGACTGAAGTGCATAGAAACAAAACACGCGAAATTTCAGAACAATTAATAAAGGACCTGCCACCTCacataaaaatcattttttattccatGGAAAGTCCACTGATGCTGAATTTCTTTGATCCACATATTGACAGAATCAAGTATCATTTTGACATGACTTATCGTTCCGATACTGATATACACCTTCCGTATGGTCGGTACATTTCTGGAGAGCCGACAGACAGAGAATTACTCAACTACGCCGAAAATAAAACTGACCTTCTTGTGTGGGTTGCCTCCAACTGTAACAATACATTTTGGCCCCGAACTGAATGGGTAAAAAATCTAAAGAAATTGATGACACTTGATACATATGGCAAATGTGGTAGGAAAACTTGTCTTCCTCGAATGTCCTCAGAGTGCACCAGAAAGCAATCCCGTTATAAATTCATCCTCGCCATGGAGAATTCACCTTGTGACGGATATGTGAGCGAAAAGTTTTGGAATAGTGGCGTCATGAACGGGGTAGTCCCAATCGTTTATGGCGGTACACGTGCCGCGTATGAGCGCGTAGCGCCCCCCAATTCCTTCATCCACATCGGTGACTTTTCCTCGCAGCAGGAACTTGTAAACTACCTCCTGAAAGTGGACAAGAATGACAGTCTGTACAATGAATTCTTTGCCTGGCGGAGACAAGGTCACGTTGAGGTAATCTACCCTGAATTGAAGCCTCAGTCTTTTTGTAAAGTCCTCCCAAAACTGTCTGAATTGAAATCGACTCCTACCAAGAGTGTTGGGGattcaaattatttccaaagttGTAGAGGAGGTGCCAAGAGACCATTTACAGTCGATGGGGACATAGAAAACTGGACCCCATGGAAGTAA